In Aspergillus nidulans FGSC A4 chromosome II, a single window of DNA contains:
- a CDS encoding protein gprH (transcript_id=CADANIAT00004322), with amino-acid sequence MSLSAGQLFAISATERTCSTVSLFATSIIIVSFVSSQSFRKPINRLVFYASFGNIMANVATLISQSGIWAGTDSNLCQIQAFLIQWFMPADALWTFAMAFNVYLTFFRKYNSDQLRRLEWKYVMLCYGLPFIPAFTYFFIRTESRGKVYGSAILWCWVAPSWDFLRIAVFYGPVWFVIFVTLAIYARIGELVWRRRRQLKEVGGLDTTLDVSIPDDPPFSKVTEIRIEREDAASYRPEAGPSTEQDPPFSCAQSIPRPYSVNVQAGSSQLELGAIRSEEPFDGPPTREYRSSSTALEVNTAAWAYTKYAMLFFVALLVTWVPSTINRVYAFIRPDASNFGLNYASSFVLPLQGFWNSLIYISISWRCFKPALSDLHNRLLWYTHLGAGHRRPSSGQDSTRRLTN; translated from the exons TCTCGCTGTTCGCGACCAGCATTATAATCGTTTCGTTTGTCTCATCTCAGTCGTTCCGCAAGCCCATAAATCGCTTGGTGTTCTATGCCTCGTTTGGCAATATCATGGCCAATGTGGCTACCCTCATCTCGCAGTCTGGTATCTGGGCGGGCACGGATAGCAATTTATGCCAAATTCAGGCTTTCTTGATACAATG GTTCATGCCTGCAGACGCTTTATGGACCTTCGCCATGGCCTTCAACGTCTATCTCACATTCTTCCGAAAATACAATTCCGATCAACTGCGCCGCCTGGAATGGAAGTACGTCATGCTATGCTACGGCCTGCCGTTTATCCCCGCATTTACATACTTCTTCATAAGAACCGAGTCTCGAGGCAAGGTGTACGGTTCGGCTATA CTTTGGTGCTGGGTCGCGCCGTCATGGGACTTTCTCCGCATTGCAGTCTTCTACGGCCCGGTATGGTTTGTGATCTTCGTGACGCTGGCTATCTACGCGCGAATAGGCGAACTCGtttggcgaagaaggcgacagCTCAAGGAAGTTGGTGGTCTTGATACAACACTTGACGTGTCAATTCCCGATGACCCGCCCTTTTCCAAAGTCACCGAGATTCGAATAGAAAGGGAAGATGCTGCTTCCTACCGTCCAGAGGCCGGTCCTTCTACTGAGCAGGATCCTCCTTTTTCATGTGCACAGTCAATACCTCGCCCGTACTCCGTCAATGTCCAGGCCGGATCTAGTCAGCTGGAATTGGGCGCGATACGCAGCGAAGAACCTTTTGACGGCCCTCCAACCCGTGAATATCGCAGTTCGAGTACAGCGTTGGAGGTAAACACTGCGGCTTGGGCATATACCAAATATGCGATGCTATTTTTCGTGGCCCTGCTCGTTACCTGG GTCCCATCAACAATCAACCGTGTTTATGCGTTCATTCGCCCCGACGCATCGAATTTTGGCTTAAACTATGCATCGAGCTTTGTCCTCCCGCTGCAGGGATTTTGGAATAGCCTGATATATATTTCTATATCATGGCGGTGCTTTAAGCCGGCTCTTTCTGACCTACATAATCGCCTGTTATGGTATACACACCTCGGTGCAGGTCACCGGCGGCCGTCGAGTGGGCAGGACAGCACTCGCCGGTTAACGAACTAG
- a CDS encoding PMF1/NNF1 family protein (transcript_id=CADANIAT00004323), protein MAPEPNNPLRDDESPSPPPQPPIAQTPGPRVTRLQEIYAQALARTLRANSYSNFAACFPTPAKHVPASLENVWRQLNAKLEESAKAEFEEILAERNAIAQLNELDRLVGEARARRDAAAAAGENGNGNGEEERVPYVFAPFLEELMRNSQC, encoded by the coding sequence ATGGCCCCAGAACCCAACAATCCCTTACGGGACGACGAATCGCCCTCTCCACCCCCTCAACCGCCCATTGCCCAAACTCCCGGCCCCCGCGTTACCCGCCTGCAAGAGATCTACGCACAAGCACTCGCGCGTACACTCCGCGCAAACTCGTACTCTAATTTTGCTGCCTGTTTTCCCACACCCGCGAAACATGTCCCGGCTAGTCTGGAGAATGTGTGGCGCCAGCTGAATGCGAAGTTAGAGGAGAGCGCCAAGGCCGAATTTGAGGAGATTTTAGCTGAGAGGAATGCAATTGCGCAGTTGAATGAGCTGGATCGGTTGGTTGGGGAAGCGAGGGCTAGGAGagatgctgcggcggcggcgggtGAGAACGGGAACGGGAacggggaggaggagagagttCCGTACGTTTTCGCGCCGTTTCTGGAAGAATTGATGAGAAATTCGCAATGCTAA
- a CDS encoding uncharacterized protein (transcript_id=CADANIAT00004324), whose translation MPKPKSFLKETKLKKKSAQQQAPRTADEFLAVGVEQEEAGEKWRAGDAAKSLRFFMRAIATYDEGLQKHPTAFDLAYNKARVQYEITQHPRLAAQLSIPLVEALSVALQSHREALVLEQDNADALFNTAQVLTSLAETVTDTKRPVEEDLNQAAKFLQEAIELFQRCLVLQELKYTEMQEQIRQMESGEVGRMEQVQESKQMQESPDVESQESEQEQWAAVVEPVTKDTLVDTAIAQLDALSTLCNLLAFDPGVGLKWAEEYSRDSLQKKLSTLVEGSNRHYEVNLSRARFNAALNEVLYRSGRIDVATYHGVVVSSFGDLDVSADPEGLCAKADAFISFNTASAEQPPHDPEVLKKSLGLRWQALSTAIDMLTKASKLPDAENLPKIHLARGDAEMSRWRLGFAPWEHSMAQQYGATLLRNAQTYYRGAAALARRDGGADEERDGTCKEAIAAAIEGQKEKLAQLKGSAPKELLQVAEDMVEEGWVSGPDMEALLS comes from the exons ATGCCGAAACCAAAGTCCTTCctcaaggagacaaagttgaagaaaaagtccgcgcagcagcaggcccCTCGAACAGCAGATGAATTCCTAGCTGTCGGAGttgaacaagaagaagcaggagagaAATGGCGAGCCGGCGATGCAGCAAAATCGCTACGCTTCTTTATGCGCGCCATTGCTACATATGATGAGGGGCTACAAAAACATCCTACTGCGTTTGATCTAGCTTATAACAA AGCGAGAGTCCAGTACGAGATCACGCAGCATCCACGACTTGCAGCGCAACTGTCAATCCCGCTGGTTGAAGCCTTGAGCGTAGCCTTGCAGTCGCACCGGGAGGCCCTGGTATTGGAGCAGGACAATGCAGATGCACTATTCAACACGGCGCAGGTGTTGACGAGTCTTGCGGAGACTGTCACTGATACGAAGCGTCCGGTCGAGGAAGACCTTAACCAAGCCGCAAAGTTCTTGCAGGAGGCGATCGAGCTGTTCCAGCGATGTCTTGtgctccaggagctgaaatATACTGAGATGCAGGAGCAGATTAGGCAGATGGAGTCTGGCGAGGTGGGGCGTATGGAGCAGGTGCAGGAATCAAAGCAGATGCAAGAGAGTCCGGATGTTGAGTCGCAGGAGTCAGAGCAGGAGCAATGGGCTGCTGTTGTCGAGCCAGTGACGAAGGATACGCTTGTGGATACCGCTATTGCGCAGTTAGATGCTCTTTCGACACTTTGCAATCTCCTGGCGTTCGATCCGGGCGTTGGGCTTAAATGGGCAGAGGAGTATTCTAGAGATTCCCTCCAGAAGAAGCTTTCCACACTTGTTGAAGGCTCGAACCGCCACTATGAAGTGAATTTGTCCCGGGCGAGATTCAACGCTGCGCTAAATGAAGTCTTATACCGAAGCGGACGTATAGACGTGGCAACATATCACGGCGTCGTGGTGTCTTCATTTGGAGATCTGGACGTATCAGCGGACCCAGAAGGCCTGTGCGCTAAAGCGGATGCGTTTATTTCCTTCAACACAGCCTCGGCAGAACAACCGCCCCACGACCCAGAAGTCCTTAAAAAGTCACTTGGTCTCCGGTGGCAAGCATTATCCACAGCCATAGACATGTTAACCAAAGCGTCCAAACTCCCAGATGCCGAAAACCTACCCAAGATTCACCTCGCGAGAGGCGATGCTGAAATGAGCAGGTGGAGACTCGGTTTCGCGCCATGGGAACACAGCATGGCGCAACAGTACGGCGCGACTCTCCTTCGGAATGCTCAAACGTACTATCGGGGCGCCGCCGCATTAGCCCGAAGAGACGGAGGTGCTGATGAGGAGCGCGATGGAACGTGCAAAGAAGCAATCGCAGCCGCTATCGAAGGCCAGAAGGAGAAACTCGCCCAACTCAAGGGCTCAGCGCCTaaggagctgctgcaggtTGCCGAGGACATGGTAGAGGAAGGCTGGGTTAGCGGGCCTGACATGGAAGCGCTGTTGTCGTAG